One Heyndrickxia oleronia genomic window, TGGTGACAATATACCATATAAGTTTTTTAATAACAATATTAAATTGAACTTTTAACAACTTTCTGATTATAAAATCTGTACGCATCCTTATAAAAAAGTGCTTCGTTAGTAAAATAGATGAACCTTCTGGAAAATGCGGATTTACATCCTTAACAACATCCAAATATAAAAAGCCTCAATTTCCTCAGAAGCTAAATTTGAGAATTGGGCTTTTTTCGTTTCAAATAAACGGTATCTTACAAATGTATATATTTTACTTTGGCAAAACTGGGACCCAAAGTTCATGTCGTGGTTTATGCTTCGGACCGTAATAACATTCTATACACGGTAAATTTGCCAGTTCGTACTCAGAAGTTGGAACCCATTCAGAATATAAACGTTTCCATGCATCCACTATGTTCGGAAAAACAGCCCATGTACTTGCTGGAATAATGAGTGTTTCCATTTCGGCTGGGGGTTCCCCATCGTATCTCACACCCATAAAGTAAGTAAACTCTTCATCTGTTATGGCTGCCTCTTTTCCACAAACCCCCAAAAGGCTTTCAAGCGTGCATTTTGGATTTTCCCATGACATATCTTTTAATTCCTGCATGAATCCATCTTTTTTTGCAGTGTTCCAAAGCGTAGGAATTGTATTAAATGCTCTGCTAGTCTTTACTGGTTTACCTTTTCCTACAATTCTTAATTCGAAATCTAGCTTTTCAATTCTGTAATCCATCTCGGTATCTCCTTTAATAGAAATTTGAAAGGAAATTTTCGGAAAGGCTTTCAACTGGACACCTTTATGACGCGCATTAGATGGGGTTACTCCATGCATTTTTTGAAAAGCACGTGAGAAAGTATCAGAAGAAACATAACCATATTTTATTGCCACATCGATGATCCGAATATCACTTGTTTGAATTTCAAATGCAGCGAGTGTTAATCGCCTTCTTCTAATATATTCAGAAAGCGATATCCCTGAGATGGAAGAAAACATTCTTGAAAAATGAAATTCAGAGCAATTAGCTGCCTTTGCAATCTTTTTATAATCAATCTCTCCATCCAAATTACTTTCAATATAATCCAATGCATAATTCATTCTATGTAGCCAATCCATAGACATACTCCCTTTCAACTATACTGTAAAACATGAATAATCATACTACCCGACATTTCATGCCTAAAAATGTTGGTAAATAACTACGACATTTAATAGAAGGATAAGCTATTTTTCCTTCTGATCGTTTCCTATAAAATGGAGCTCCCTAAACATTTGTATTGATTTTTACAGTCCTCCTTTTTTATAAAAAGCAATGGAATCACATCAAAGACTTGAAATGATTTACCAATCTAATAAAGGAGAGATTACCCAAAGAATGATTCGTATGCCACTTTACTTTAAATAAAATCTCATAGAACCAATTTCTTTGTAAATAATAAGGTTAAATAATAATCCGAGGTGATCTCAGTATGCAACAGAATCAACAAGGTAAACAAAATATGGGTTCTATTATGAAACCAGAATTTGCTGGAACAGATAAACAAAAGGTAAAACAAGAAATTCAAAAAGATGTAAGCCAAGGACAAGGTGCAATGACATCCCGAGAGGCAGGAGCAATGCGCGATTAAAAGCCACTTCGAGTGGCTTTTTTCACCCCTATCCACTGTCTATTTCATATCAGTCTACTGAACGCAAGTCGACTTAACGAACTTCTTAAATTTATCAGCTTCTTCAACAAAAGGATGATGATTACTATGCTGAAATGTTGTTAGTTTGGCATTGGGAATTAAATTTGCAATCTCTACCCCATATTTATAAGGACATTGCACATCATGCTCACTAGCATAAATATAACTTGGTATTGTTATGTTTACTAGCTCGTCTCTTATGTCATATGTAGGAATTTCTTTCTCAATAAAATGGTTTAGACGAACGCCAACAGTCTTACCACTGTTAGGAATTTTTAACGCCTCTTTAAGGGTTTCCTCTGAATAAAAGGACATTAAATCCCATTCATATCCTAATTGTTTCCGAGTTTCTGCTGGGGTAAGCGGATCATTCAGTTGGCTCATAATCTCCATTATCCGAGTAAAGTTAGGATTCCTCCTAGAATAAATACACTTCGGATCTGAACTATATTCTTTACTAGCGGACGTTCCTCCTGCAATTATCTTTGTTAATGATGATGGTACAAGTATGGCATATTTAAGTGCGAGCATCCCTCCTGTGGAATGCCCAGCAAATCCCCACTTTTCAAATCCTAGGGCAAATCGGATAGCTTCTAAATCTTTCACGGATTCATCCATACTATATTGATTTTCACTATGGGCTTTGACAGAATTACCACAACCACGAAGATTTATTAAGAATACTTTGTAATCAGATGTAAATGGATTGGCAAAAGTATTTCCACGTTCATCATATGAACAATATAGATGAGTGACGCACAAAGGATTTCCACTACCAGAAACGAACACTTCAAATTTCCCTCTATTTGTTTCAATAATATCTCGCTTCCACATTTTTCTCCCTCATTTTCTCCTACTACCTTGATTTGTTCATTTAGTAACTTCAACAAAAAAAGCGTTTATCCTTCTTGGATAAACGCCCCTGATAATTAACTCACTTTCATTGTATAGGACCTTCACTTAGTTAGAAATGAATGATGTGATCATTTGTTAAGCGATATTCGATTCTTTTTTAGGATGTGATTTAAAAAACAATTTCATCATTGGCGGGGTAACAATGGTGGTCACAAGCACAACCACAACAATGACAGCAAACATATCTTGACTTAATAACTTTGATTCTAAGCCAATAGATGCAATAATTAATGCCACTTCCCCACGAGAAACCATTGCTGAGCCTATCCCCAATGAGCTATTCCACCCAAATCCAGCTAGCTTAGCACCAATAGAAGCGCCAATTAACTTTGTTAAAATTGCTAATATACTCAGAATGATTATTATACCTAGATTTTTCGTAATACCTGTAAATTGTGCTGTGACACCAATTGAGGTAAAAAACACCGGAACGAAAATGGAATAACTAATCGTTTCAACCTTCTCAAAAACCTCGTGTTTGAAGTTAGTTACACTTATGGCTACACCAGCAATATAAGCCCCAATGATTGCTGCAACCCCTGTATATTCCGCAAAATAGGCATAAATAAAACAGATAATTAATGCAGACGAAATGACCGTTTCTGTTACTTTTAATGATGAGAACCTCTTCAAAAACCAAGGAACTACCTTCCAACCAATAAGAATAGCTGCTGCAAAGAATACAACTTTCTTTAAAATAACAGTCGTTAAATGAACATCTCCCCCAGCAAAACTCATTAAGAAGGCCAAAGCAATGATGACAACAACATCATCAATGACGGCAGCTCCTAATATTGTCGTTCCTTCAGGTGTTTTTAATTTGTTCATTTCTTTAAGTGCTTGAACGGATATACTCACACTTGTCGCCGAAAGCAATAAACCTAAAAACCATGATTCCATCGTAGTTAGATTTAAAATGATTCCCGCAAAATAACCTAAAACAAGGGGAACAATAATCCCTCCAAAACCTACAAAAGTGGATGCTTTTCCTGTCCGTTTGAATTCTTCTAAATCAGTCTCTAATCCAGCAATAAACATTAATAAAATAACACCTATTTGACTAAATTCAGCTAATGTTTCTGTCTCATTTACTAACCCTAATACCGATGGACCCAGAACAATTCCAATTAAAAGTTTTCCAAGAACAGATGGCTGCCCTAATCTTACACTCAGACTCCCAGCTATCTTTGATGCAATTAAAATAATGGCTAATTGTAATATTACCACCCTTTTGACCACCTTTCTTTTTATAAGATTGGTTAAAATCTAACCAAAAATACAAAAAGAGCCTGTTACTAAAAGACATAGTAGTCCCTTAGTGACAGGCTCCTCCAAGTACGTTGTATTTAATTATTTACATTGTAACATATTCAAAGCTGAAAAGCAGGAAAATTCTTTTAATATTTTCATTAACCAGATATCGACGGAATCAAAACAGTTATATATAGTCGACAATCATTAAGAAGTAAAGTTTGAATCAATATGCGGTAACTAAGAGAGCGTATGAATACCGTGAAGGAGGATATTGCGTCTGTACGGTAACTATACAGAATGATTGATTACCCTGAAGGTAATAATTGCAAGTGTACGGTAACCAAAGAGAGTGATTGATTACCCTGAAGGGGAAAATTGCATGTGTACGGGAACCATACAGAGTGATTGATTACCGTGAAAGTGAAATTTGCATGTGTACGGGAACCATACTGAGCGATTAATTACCCTGAAGATGAAAAAGGAGTGTGTACGGGAACTATACTGAGTGATTGATTACCCTGAAGATGAAAATTGCATGTGTACGGGAACTATACTGAGTGATTGATTACCCTGAAGATGAAAATTGCATGTGTACGGGAACCATATTGAGTGATTGATTACCCTGAAGGGGAAAATTGCATGTGTACGGGAACCAAAGAGAGTGTTTGAATGCAGTGAAGGAACAAAATACCTCTTCACAGAGCTAGTCCCTTTCATTTCACGAGAAAAGATCTGAAACTTCTATAAGACCGCTCTGAATACTTTATTGGGTGTAAAACATGTAGTTGGGCTTTTACACCTAATATAAGATTCAGCGATTCTTATAAAGTTTGTAGCTCTTTTCTCAATGAAATGAAAGGTGGAGCGGTCTTCAGCTGATATTTATTTCTTAAAACTTTACTTAAAAGACAACAATGTTTTAGAAAAGAGCCTTAAAATTTCATCATATATTTCATTTACAATTCTAGATATCGAAAATGTTCCATCCACAATGATGTCTGAATTAGGTTTAATTGTCTTTAGCATTTCAAGATAGCCCCGTCTTCCTTGTGATAAATAGTTTTCCATTTCATTCAAGATTCTTTCATGGGAGCTATTTTTAAAATCCCTTATTACTCTACGTGCCATTGCAATATCCAATGGAGTATCAATATACACAGCTAAATCAATCAATTGACTAGTTTTAGAGTGCTTATACGCAAATGGATAATCGAGTACAATGAAATCTAAAGGTTCAGAGAGTAATTTATTATATCTTTAATGAACGGATCTAAATTCCATTCATCATAATTAGCCCCATTATCAACCCAATGAATAATGTCATTGGGACCATCAAAATCATAGTCATCAAAAAATAATGTTTTAGAATTAAATAATCTATCATTTAAATGTTTGGTTATTGTTGTTTTCCCTCCACCAGAGACTCCAGAAATAGCAATAACAAATGGTTGGTTTCCTTTCTTCATAACATCCACCTCTATTTTAAAAGGCTTACTTTGTATACCTCTCCTTTATTTCCATAAACGTTCATTGATTTTTAATAAGGCACTGGATATCTATCTACAAGACAGTTTATCTGAAGCTGTTCACTTTGTCTTACGATGGTCATAGCAACTACGCAATCGACAGTGCTTTGATTTAATGTTCGTTCAAATGAATCATATCCTTCAATTTCATTTCCATCCATTTCTATAATAATATCATCAGGCTTAATTCCAGCAGCCGCTGCTACCGAAC contains:
- a CDS encoding AraC family transcriptional regulator, coding for MDWLHRMNYALDYIESNLDGEIDYKKIAKAANCSEFHFSRMFSSISGISLSEYIRRRRLTLAAFEIQTSDIRIIDVAIKYGYVSSDTFSRAFQKMHGVTPSNARHKGVQLKAFPKISFQISIKGDTEMDYRIEKLDFELRIVGKGKPVKTSRAFNTIPTLWNTAKKDGFMQELKDMSWENPKCTLESLLGVCGKEAAITDEEFTYFMGVRYDGEPPAEMETLIIPASTWAVFPNIVDAWKRLYSEWVPTSEYELANLPCIECYYGPKHKPRHELWVPVLPK
- a CDS encoding alpha/beta fold hydrolase, with translation MWKRDIIETNRGKFEVFVSGSGNPLCVTHLYCSYDERGNTFANPFTSDYKVFLINLRGCGNSVKAHSENQYSMDESVKDLEAIRFALGFEKWGFAGHSTGGMLALKYAILVPSSLTKIIAGGTSASKEYSSDPKCIYSRRNPNFTRIMEIMSQLNDPLTPAETRKQLGYEWDLMSFYSEETLKEALKIPNSGKTVGVRLNHFIEKEIPTYDIRDELVNITIPSYIYASEHDVQCPYKYGVEIANLIPNAKLTTFQHSNHHPFVEEADKFKKFVKSTCVQ
- a CDS encoding cation:proton antiporter, with translation MVILQLAIILIASKIAGSLSVRLGQPSVLGKLLIGIVLGPSVLGLVNETETLAEFSQIGVILLMFIAGLETDLEEFKRTGKASTFVGFGGIIVPLVLGYFAGIILNLTTMESWFLGLLLSATSVSISVQALKEMNKLKTPEGTTILGAAVIDDVVVIIALAFLMSFAGGDVHLTTVILKKVVFFAAAILIGWKVVPWFLKRFSSLKVTETVISSALIICFIYAYFAEYTGVAAIIGAYIAGVAISVTNFKHEVFEKVETISYSIFVPVFFTSIGVTAQFTGITKNLGIIIILSILAILTKLIGASIGAKLAGFGWNSSLGIGSAMVSRGEVALIIASIGLESKLLSQDMFAVIVVVVLVTTIVTPPMMKLFFKSHPKKESNIA